A DNA window from Paraburkholderia sp. IMGN_8 contains the following coding sequences:
- a CDS encoding glutathione S-transferase translates to MITIWGRANSVNVQKVLWCCDELVLSYERIDAGLQFGRNNEPEYLAMNPTAKIPTLVDDDFVLWESNSILRYLVQQYGESSPLYPSEPKLRASIDRWLDWSLTTLQPAERPVFWTLVRTPAAERDAVKLAADADAVALLWRLLDTHLQGRFFLEGERFTLADIVIGAYAKRWFGLDGIERPALPNLERWYSRLATRPGFKKYIDFPLT, encoded by the coding sequence ATGATTACGATCTGGGGCCGCGCCAATTCGGTCAACGTTCAAAAAGTCTTGTGGTGTTGCGACGAACTGGTGCTGTCGTACGAGCGCATCGACGCAGGCCTGCAGTTCGGCCGCAACAACGAACCCGAGTATCTCGCGATGAACCCTACGGCCAAGATACCGACACTGGTCGACGACGACTTCGTGCTGTGGGAATCGAACTCGATTTTGCGTTATCTGGTGCAGCAATATGGGGAATCGAGCCCCCTGTACCCGTCCGAGCCGAAGCTGCGCGCGAGCATCGACCGCTGGCTCGACTGGTCGCTGACCACGCTGCAACCCGCCGAGCGCCCGGTGTTCTGGACCCTCGTGCGCACGCCGGCCGCCGAACGCGATGCCGTCAAACTCGCGGCCGATGCCGACGCGGTCGCCTTGCTTTGGCGACTGCTCGACACGCATCTGCAAGGCCGTTTCTTCCTCGAAGGCGAGAGGTTCACGCTGGCCGACATCGTGATCGGTGCGTACGCGAAACGCTGGTTCGGGCTGGACGGTATCGAACGCCCCGCGCTGCCGAATCTGGAGCGCTGGTATTCGCGGCTTGCAACGCGCCCGGGATTCAAGAAATACATCGACTTCCCGTTGACCTGA
- a CDS encoding C39 family peptidase, translated as MNEPTLRHTEVPYYTQWGSPEWVRHIVEQQADPCDDPGWQRSGFTEPERYRFWARRLCGLTCLESALDYWRIEHAPRAALLDEALRHGVYRMRDDGGVDGLIYRPFADWIGGAFGIQVEVLPQAPLEEIAARIDGDTLTIVSVSPEIRYPERPNQRQGGHLILLHGRDSGGVWFHNPSGVAPHQADMYLPFATMARFYAGRGMTLTRGAR; from the coding sequence ATGAACGAACCGACGCTACGCCACACCGAGGTGCCGTACTACACGCAATGGGGCAGCCCTGAATGGGTGCGCCACATTGTCGAGCAACAGGCCGACCCGTGCGACGATCCCGGTTGGCAGCGCAGCGGTTTCACCGAGCCGGAGCGTTACCGGTTCTGGGCCCGGCGCCTGTGCGGCCTGACATGCCTCGAATCCGCGCTCGATTACTGGCGCATCGAACACGCGCCGCGTGCGGCGTTGCTCGATGAAGCGTTGCGCCACGGTGTGTACCGGATGCGCGACGACGGCGGTGTCGACGGTTTGATCTACCGGCCGTTCGCCGACTGGATCGGCGGGGCGTTCGGCATTCAGGTCGAGGTGTTGCCGCAGGCGCCGCTCGAAGAGATCGCCGCGCGCATCGACGGCGACACGCTGACGATCGTCTCCGTGAGCCCGGAGATCCGCTATCCCGAACGGCCGAATCAGCGCCAGGGCGGGCATCTGATTTTGCTGCACGGGCGTGACAGTGGCGGCGTGTGGTTTCACAACCCGTCGGGCGTCGCGCCGCACCAGGCGGATATGTATCTGCCGTTCGCGACGATGGCGCGTTTTTACGCTGGGCGCGGCATGACGCTTACCCGAGGCGCGCGCTAA
- a CDS encoding helix-turn-helix domain-containing protein: MIHLVATPDQMAQLLVAGRRQAGLTQAEAAARIGVSQSRISALETDAAALTLVQLLALCGAYGLQLQVRDKIQPAPEPAPLVEW; this comes from the coding sequence ATGATTCACCTCGTCGCCACGCCGGACCAGATGGCCCAGCTGCTCGTCGCCGGCCGGCGCCAGGCCGGCCTCACTCAGGCGGAAGCCGCCGCGCGGATCGGCGTCAGCCAGAGCCGCATCTCGGCGCTGGAAACCGATGCCGCCGCCCTCACCCTTGTCCAATTGCTGGCGTTGTGCGGCGCCTACGGCCTGCAATTGCAGGTGCGCGACAAGATCCAGCCGGCGCCTGAGCCAGCGCCTTTGGTCGAGTGGTAA
- a CDS encoding molybdopterin-dependent oxidoreductase translates to MTKMTAGMVGRKSAYWAMGLIFALAAWGAQAQSLALDVTGKIGKTTDASHGVYHFTEAQLLALPVHSITTSTTWTPRSTFTGPLLADILKTVGAYGSEVEIHTLDDYTYTVPVSDCDRYGVVVAYSMNGQRLKISDFGPLFLIYPRDAFPADLAGASSDSKFVWQIKALIVK, encoded by the coding sequence ATGACCAAGATGACCGCGGGGATGGTCGGCAGGAAAAGCGCGTACTGGGCGATGGGCCTGATTTTCGCACTGGCCGCATGGGGCGCGCAGGCGCAGTCGTTAGCGCTCGACGTGACGGGTAAAATCGGCAAGACAACCGATGCGTCGCACGGGGTGTATCACTTCACCGAGGCGCAACTGCTCGCGCTGCCGGTCCATTCGATTACGACCTCGACCACCTGGACGCCGCGCTCCACCTTCACAGGGCCGCTGCTGGCGGATATCCTGAAGACGGTCGGCGCGTACGGCAGCGAAGTCGAGATCCATACGCTCGACGACTATACGTACACCGTGCCGGTGTCGGACTGCGATCGCTACGGCGTGGTCGTTGCATACAGCATGAACGGGCAGCGTCTGAAGATCAGCGACTTCGGGCCGCTGTTTCTTATCTATCCGCGCGACGCGTTCCCCGCAGATCTGGCGGGCGCCTCGAGCGACTCGAAATTCGTATGGCAGATCAAGGCTCTCATCGTCAAATAG
- a CDS encoding type II toxin-antitoxin system HipA family toxin: MGRQTHSRALSVWANGERVGAWRIPTRGSMEFAYDPAWVASPAGRPLSLSLPFTPSNIALKGARVLNYFDNLLPDSEAIRKRIAQRYQTDTLDAFDLLQAIGRDCVGAVQLLAEDDAPAGVERIEGTPLSDSEIETMLARTVGNPALGAHEEADDFRISLAGAQEKTALLWHEGKWQRPHGATPTTHIFKLPLGLVGNRLADLSTSVENEWLCLRILRAYGLPVANTEIMTFGKQRVLSVERFDRQLHSSGQWLLRLPQEDFCQVYGVPSHRKYENEGGPGVLDLARILQQSVTAQQDIETLLASQILFWLLAAPDGHAKNFSIRLLPGGQYRLTPLYDVMSIWPVEGNGPNQWSWFKAKLAMGMWSRSKHDAFRDVQRRHFNTMALKCSYGANAEPLIQRLIEQTPEVIERVSAELPERFPGKVAERIFKGLKNSAAKLDKMPAA; the protein is encoded by the coding sequence ATGGGCCGCCAAACCCATTCGCGGGCGCTCTCGGTGTGGGCCAACGGCGAGCGCGTCGGCGCCTGGCGCATTCCCACCCGCGGTTCCATGGAGTTCGCCTACGATCCCGCCTGGGTCGCATCGCCCGCGGGCCGCCCGCTGTCGCTGTCGCTGCCGTTCACGCCCAGCAACATCGCGCTCAAAGGTGCGCGGGTGCTGAATTATTTCGACAATCTGCTGCCGGACAGCGAGGCCATCAGAAAGCGCATCGCCCAACGCTATCAGACCGATACGCTGGACGCCTTCGATCTGCTGCAAGCCATCGGCCGCGATTGCGTGGGCGCAGTCCAGCTGCTCGCCGAAGACGACGCACCGGCCGGCGTCGAGCGGATCGAAGGCACGCCGCTTTCCGACAGCGAGATCGAAACCATGCTGGCGCGCACTGTCGGCAATCCGGCGCTCGGCGCACACGAGGAGGCGGACGATTTCCGCATCTCGCTCGCCGGCGCACAGGAGAAAACCGCACTGTTATGGCACGAGGGTAAGTGGCAACGGCCGCATGGCGCCACGCCCACCACCCATATTTTCAAGCTGCCGCTCGGGCTGGTCGGCAACAGGCTGGCCGACCTCAGCACCTCGGTCGAAAACGAATGGCTGTGTCTGCGGATTCTGCGCGCCTATGGCCTGCCGGTCGCGAACACCGAGATCATGACCTTCGGCAAGCAGCGGGTGCTGAGCGTCGAACGCTTCGACCGGCAATTGCATTCGAGCGGGCAATGGTTGCTGCGCCTGCCGCAGGAAGATTTTTGCCAGGTGTACGGCGTGCCGTCGCACCGCAAATACGAAAACGAAGGCGGCCCGGGTGTGCTGGACCTCGCACGGATTCTCCAGCAATCGGTTACCGCGCAGCAGGACATCGAAACGCTGCTGGCAAGCCAGATCCTGTTCTGGCTGCTGGCGGCGCCGGACGGTCACGCGAAGAACTTCAGCATTCGCCTGTTGCCGGGCGGACAGTACCGCCTGACGCCGCTTTACGACGTGATGTCGATCTGGCCGGTGGAAGGCAACGGCCCGAACCAGTGGTCATGGTTCAAGGCCAAGCTCGCCATGGGAATGTGGTCGAGGAGCAAACACGACGCGTTCCGCGACGTGCAGCGGCGTCACTTCAATACGATGGCGCTGAAGTGCTCATACGGTGCGAACGCCGAGCCGCTGATCCAGCGGCTGATCGAACAGACGCCGGAGGTGATCGAGCGAGTCTCGGCCGAATTGCCCGAACGGTTCCCGGGCAAAGTCGCCGAGCGCATCTTCAAAGGCCTGAAAAACTCGGCGGCCAAACTCGACAAAATGCCCGCGGCATAA
- a CDS encoding ATP-binding protein, producing the protein MADQGSHRQIARSPLRSFLYVLIWLTALAAPAGAIGYLLYANLFNPRVTEQLAGTYDGFYWDAAQLQIAYARFENQLLLYQSGADDDYPRLVLRYQLLQSKLHVMAGSTRQLSTQLALLQRQVDEIQSLDHLLGGIGPEVDALPQDRGRANQIVAALRAHWNEINDLALSRRIADVADREAMNRDFISKRRMLFASGLLLLLLSAAATLLLVLNGRRRTRLMHQQHAALEAEHQASRAAREASLAKDAFLGMISHELRTPLHAIVSSIELLGFNFHSEADRKVIQRLETAARHLEAQMKDLTDYARLGAGKLELRHEHFEPRELLTSIVDEHAMSAAARGLKLESEASGATGLVDSDPHRIRQIVNNLVTNAIRYTETGTARVQLKQQPTALIFVVSDTGPGVPRAQIPLIFQEFTQLDASRTRRFEGAGMGLTIVQGLVRLFGGTVDVASTVGEGTTFTVTIPVTPVAAAAPSDVAAHAEPGGARPCVLIVDDNRLIRESLSEMVAHMEIDAHAVANADDALAWLDARRCDVVLLDLHMPGRDGYTFLAEFAARGGPSTGVPVIVVSAYAPEPGTVGATAGRGEGGTAGSQPFFEALLKPVHYEELRNALQRALASRHRV; encoded by the coding sequence ATGGCAGATCAAGGCTCTCATCGTCAAATAGCGCGCAGTCCCTTGCGCAGTTTCCTCTATGTACTGATCTGGTTGACCGCGCTCGCAGCGCCGGCCGGCGCGATCGGCTACCTGTTGTACGCGAACCTGTTCAATCCGCGCGTCACCGAACAGTTGGCCGGCACTTACGACGGCTTCTACTGGGACGCCGCGCAATTGCAGATTGCCTACGCCCGCTTCGAGAACCAGTTGCTGCTGTACCAGTCGGGCGCCGACGACGACTATCCGCGGCTGGTGTTGCGCTACCAGTTGCTGCAATCGAAGCTGCACGTGATGGCCGGTTCGACGCGCCAGCTGTCCACCCAGCTCGCGCTGCTGCAACGGCAAGTGGACGAAATCCAGTCGCTCGATCATCTGCTGGGCGGTATCGGGCCTGAGGTCGATGCATTGCCGCAGGACCGCGGACGCGCCAACCAGATCGTCGCGGCGTTGCGTGCGCACTGGAACGAGATCAACGATCTCGCGTTGAGCCGCCGTATCGCGGATGTGGCGGACCGCGAAGCGATGAACCGCGATTTCATCAGCAAGCGCCGCATGCTGTTTGCCAGCGGACTGTTGCTGCTGTTGCTGTCGGCGGCCGCGACCCTGCTGCTGGTCCTCAACGGCCGCCGCCGCACGCGGCTGATGCATCAGCAGCATGCGGCGCTCGAAGCGGAGCACCAGGCGAGCCGCGCCGCGCGCGAGGCGAGTCTCGCGAAGGATGCGTTTCTCGGCATGATCAGTCACGAACTGCGCACGCCGTTGCACGCGATCGTGTCGTCGATCGAATTGCTTGGCTTCAACTTTCATTCCGAGGCTGACCGCAAGGTGATCCAGCGGCTCGAAACCGCGGCGCGTCATCTGGAAGCGCAGATGAAAGACCTGACCGATTATGCGCGCCTCGGCGCCGGCAAGCTCGAATTGCGCCACGAACATTTCGAGCCGCGCGAGCTGCTGACGTCGATTGTCGACGAGCATGCGATGTCCGCTGCCGCGCGCGGGCTGAAGCTCGAAAGCGAGGCGAGCGGTGCAACCGGTCTTGTCGATTCCGATCCGCACCGCATCCGTCAGATCGTCAACAACCTGGTCACCAACGCGATCCGCTACACCGAAACCGGCACGGCGCGCGTGCAATTGAAGCAACAGCCGACGGCGCTGATCTTCGTGGTCAGCGATACGGGGCCGGGCGTGCCGCGCGCGCAGATTCCGCTGATCTTCCAGGAGTTCACGCAGCTGGATGCGTCGCGCACGCGCCGCTTCGAGGGCGCGGGCATGGGACTGACGATCGTGCAGGGGCTGGTCAGGCTGTTCGGCGGCACGGTCGACGTGGCCAGCACGGTAGGCGAGGGCACGACCTTCACGGTGACGATTCCGGTCACGCCGGTCGCTGCCGCCGCGCCGTCCGACGTGGCGGCGCACGCCGAGCCGGGCGGCGCGCGGCCATGCGTGCTGATCGTCGACGACAACCGGCTGATTCGCGAGTCGCTCAGCGAAATGGTCGCGCACATGGAGATCGACGCGCACGCCGTCGCCAACGCCGACGATGCGCTTGCGTGGCTCGATGCGCGGCGCTGCGACGTGGTGTTGCTCGATTTGCATATGCCGGGGCGCGACGGCTATACCTTTCTCGCGGAATTCGCCGCGCGCGGCGGGCCGTCGACGGGTGTGCCGGTGATCGTGGTCAGCGCCTATGCGCCGGAGCCGGGTACGGTGGGTGCAACGGCCGGCCGGGGTGAGGGCGGAACGGCCGGATCACAGCCGTTTTTCGAAGCGTTATTAAAGCCAGTACATTACGAGGAACTGCGCAACGCGTTGCAGCGTGCGTTGGCTTCGCGGCATAGGGTTTGA
- a CDS encoding Fur family transcriptional regulator produces MKTAKPAATADKVTPATAAHHEHGHTHGDSQEAALVLAEEYCRERGEKLTPIRRKVLELLLNSGRATKAYSLLDDMRQIHPGSAPPTVYRALDFLLSAGLVHRIESINAFTVCHDLTQCQHGILVVCQQCGNVTELHQPKLRQALVAQIEDAGYRLASDEIELKGLCSACQAAEAAAAAAGSATPVAAAK; encoded by the coding sequence ATGAAGACCGCCAAGCCCGCCGCGACCGCCGACAAAGTCACACCCGCCACCGCCGCTCATCATGAGCATGGGCACACGCACGGCGATTCGCAGGAGGCCGCTCTGGTGCTGGCTGAAGAATATTGCCGCGAGCGCGGCGAGAAGCTCACGCCGATCCGCCGCAAGGTGCTGGAATTGCTGCTGAATTCCGGGCGCGCCACCAAGGCTTACTCGCTGCTCGACGACATGCGGCAGATTCATCCCGGCTCGGCGCCGCCCACGGTTTATCGGGCGCTCGATTTTCTGCTGTCGGCGGGGCTCGTGCATCGGATCGAATCGATCAACGCGTTCACCGTCTGCCACGATCTGACGCAATGCCAGCACGGCATTCTGGTGGTTTGCCAGCAATGCGGCAACGTCACTGAATTGCACCAGCCCAAGCTGCGTCAGGCGCTCGTCGCGCAAATCGAAGACGCCGGCTACCGCCTTGCCAGCGATGAAATCGAATTGAAGGGATTGTGTTCCGCCTGTCAGGCAGCGGAAGCCGCAGCCGCAGCGGCTGGTTCGGCGACGCCGGTGGCCGCCGCCAAATAA
- a CDS encoding helix-turn-helix domain-containing protein: MANETNSPDSMAVAERVRELMSRHGIGKRQQTTELCRILDLSFSQGHRKLRGNSPWTLSQIKKVAEVFGEPAAQLFGAQSLDPGMVGAIAQEAVFSIGAIELACTAWVGAALEPGSRPEFVAYSKLGQWRVTRHDGTLYQSAYEVHKIEIYPRRAETDKPTIAVVDDDQASADNLRDYLERSGFTAVAIYGLAAFAEQLQTQIFDGVVIDWLFGSQTSAAAIRAVRASENPDAPIFVLTGELLTGKASESEISQVIRNYDVACYEKPARMAILVADLSKRLNRP, translated from the coding sequence ATGGCCAACGAAACAAACTCACCTGACTCCATGGCAGTCGCCGAGCGTGTGCGCGAGTTGATGAGCCGGCATGGCATCGGCAAACGGCAGCAAACCACGGAGTTGTGCCGCATCCTCGATCTGAGTTTTTCGCAGGGGCACCGCAAGCTGCGCGGCAACAGTCCGTGGACCCTGTCACAGATAAAGAAGGTCGCCGAGGTGTTCGGCGAACCCGCGGCGCAGCTGTTCGGCGCACAGTCGCTCGATCCCGGCATGGTCGGCGCGATCGCTCAGGAAGCGGTGTTCAGCATCGGTGCGATCGAGCTGGCCTGCACCGCGTGGGTCGGCGCCGCACTCGAACCCGGCAGCCGTCCGGAATTTGTCGCGTACTCGAAGCTCGGCCAATGGCGCGTCACGCGTCACGACGGCACGCTTTACCAAAGCGCGTACGAAGTCCACAAGATTGAGATCTATCCGCGCCGCGCCGAGACCGACAAGCCGACCATCGCCGTGGTCGACGACGATCAGGCCTCGGCGGACAACTTGCGCGACTACCTGGAGCGCAGCGGCTTCACTGCGGTGGCGATCTACGGCCTCGCGGCATTCGCGGAGCAACTGCAAACGCAGATCTTCGACGGCGTGGTGATCGACTGGTTGTTCGGCTCGCAAACGTCCGCAGCGGCGATTCGCGCGGTGCGCGCGTCGGAAAATCCGGACGCGCCGATTTTCGTGCTGACCGGCGAATTGCTGACCGGCAAGGCCAGCGAATCGGAGATCAGCCAGGTGATCCGCAACTACGACGTCGCCTGCTATGAGAAGCCGGCGCGTATGGCGATCCTGGTCGCCGATCTGTCCAAACGGCTCAACCGGCCCTGA
- a CDS encoding ATP-binding domain-containing protein, which translates to MARIVPDDWKSLAATGAAARERETLALLEEALPYDYTVYHGVHWTRLNQNFSVFGEADFVIVSPSGRVMIVEQKTGFLRETPKGLVKVYLQTERNVAIALAHTVEGMHRRFTAAFGAGTYFIEELLYCPDHIVKDAAIAGVNPARIVDAPRRDRLAAIIRDALPADEPRLACAPKIHHFLADELALTPDTSALVGQAGTLVTRLAGGLATWARRLEFAPFRLRVIGTAGSGKTQLAVQVMKDAVARGQRPLYVCFNRPLADHIARVAPPEAKVANYHQLCDWIARSAGREPDFQSGDVFNQLETIFAETPIDARWQFDVLIVDEGQDFQQPWVAALERLLRLGGAWWWLEDPLQNLYMREPVALPGWTTLQETTNYRSPRDILDYVRDVVGASVPVAAGLASGSPFDGSDISLSVYDEANAAEGSIDATKRAITQALSLGFRKQDIAVLSFRGREGSAMTAQDHLGPHRLRSFTGKYDLFGNPEYREGDVLFESIYRFKGQAAPCVILTEVDFDTFDERIARKLFVGATRATMKLIIVASQRAARHLHLRDKEVK; encoded by the coding sequence ATGGCCCGCATTGTCCCCGACGACTGGAAGAGCCTCGCCGCCACCGGCGCGGCGGCACGCGAACGCGAAACCCTCGCATTGCTGGAAGAAGCCTTACCGTACGATTACACCGTCTATCACGGCGTGCACTGGACCCGGCTGAACCAGAACTTCTCGGTGTTCGGCGAGGCCGACTTCGTGATCGTCAGCCCGTCGGGGCGCGTGATGATCGTCGAGCAGAAAACCGGCTTCCTGCGCGAAACGCCGAAGGGGCTCGTCAAGGTCTACCTGCAGACGGAACGCAACGTGGCGATCGCGCTCGCGCACACCGTCGAGGGGATGCACCGGCGCTTTACCGCGGCGTTCGGCGCGGGGACCTATTTCATCGAAGAGTTGCTGTATTGCCCGGACCACATCGTCAAGGATGCGGCGATTGCCGGCGTGAACCCCGCGCGCATCGTCGACGCGCCGCGCCGCGACCGGCTCGCGGCGATCATTCGGGACGCGTTGCCAGCGGACGAGCCGCGCCTCGCCTGCGCGCCGAAGATCCACCATTTTCTCGCCGACGAACTCGCCCTCACGCCCGACACCAGCGCACTGGTCGGGCAGGCCGGCACGCTCGTCACGCGGCTGGCCGGCGGTCTCGCGACCTGGGCGCGGCGGCTCGAGTTCGCGCCGTTCCGGTTGCGCGTGATCGGCACGGCCGGTTCCGGCAAGACCCAACTGGCGGTGCAGGTCATGAAGGACGCGGTGGCGCGCGGGCAGCGGCCGCTCTACGTGTGCTTCAACCGGCCGCTGGCGGATCACATCGCGCGGGTCGCGCCGCCCGAGGCGAAGGTGGCGAACTATCACCAACTGTGCGACTGGATCGCTCGCAGCGCGGGCCGCGAGCCGGATTTCCAGTCCGGCGACGTGTTCAATCAGCTTGAAACGATTTTTGCCGAAACGCCGATCGACGCGCGCTGGCAGTTCGACGTGCTGATCGTCGACGAAGGGCAGGATTTCCAGCAGCCCTGGGTGGCCGCGCTCGAGCGTCTGTTGCGGCTCGGCGGCGCGTGGTGGTGGCTGGAAGACCCGTTGCAGAATCTGTATATGCGCGAGCCGGTCGCCTTGCCCGGCTGGACCACGCTGCAAGAGACCACCAACTATCGCAGTCCGCGCGACATTCTCGACTACGTGCGCGACGTGGTCGGCGCATCGGTGCCGGTCGCGGCGGGTCTCGCGTCGGGCAGTCCGTTCGACGGCTCGGATATTTCGCTGTCCGTCTATGACGAAGCGAACGCCGCCGAAGGCAGCATCGACGCCACCAAGCGCGCGATCACGCAGGCGCTGTCACTCGGCTTTCGCAAGCAGGACATCGCTGTGCTGTCGTTTCGCGGCCGCGAAGGCTCGGCGATGACCGCGCAGGATCACCTCGGGCCGCACCGGCTGCGCAGTTTCACCGGCAAGTACGATCTGTTCGGCAACCCGGAGTATCGCGAAGGCGACGTGCTGTTCGAGTCGATCTACCGCTTCAAGGGCCAGGCGGCGCCGTGCGTGATTCTCACCGAGGTCGACTTCGATACCTTCGACGAGCGGATCGCACGCAAGCTGTTCGTCGGCGCCACGCGCGCGACGATGAAGCTGATCATCGTCGCATCGCAGCGGGCCGCGCGGCATCTGCATCTGCGCGACAAAGAAGTTAAATAA